The genomic segment GACTTCCCAATCCTTCTGCGGTGCGAGGCGGATACGTGCCCCGTTGGCTCCACCACGCTTGTCAGTGCCGCGGAATGTTGCCGCAGACGCCCAAGCCGTTGAGACCAACTGGGAAATGGAGCGTCCTGATTCCAAGATCTTGCCTTTGAGGGCAGCGATGTCCTGCCCGTCAATCAATTCATGATCGACATCAGGGACGGGGTCTTGCCACAACTGCGGTTCCTCTGGAACTAAAGAACCGAGATACCGTGTGCGGGGTCCCATGTCGCGATGGGTCAACTTGTACCACGCCTTAGCAAAAGCGTCTGCGAATTCCGCCGGGTTCTCGTAGAAGCGTTTGGAAATCTGCGCATAGACTGGATCCGCCTTCAGAGACAGGTCGGTCGTGAGCATCATGGGCGCGTGTTTCTTTGAGGGATCGTGAGCGTCCGGCACCGTGCCTTGTGCGGATTCATCTTTGGGCGTCCACTGCCACGCACCCCCCGGACCTTTCACCAGTTCCCAGTCGTAATTGAATAGATTCTCAAAGAAGCCATTGTCCCACTGGATCGGAGCGGCCGTCCAGGCACCCTCTAAGCCACTGGTGATCGTGTGGACACCCTTACCGCTACCAAAACTGTTTTTCCATCCGAGCCCCTGTTCCTCAATAGAGGCACCCTCGGGTTCGGGTCCCACGTATTCATCTGCATCCGCAGCACCATGCGTTTTGCCGAACGTGTGTCCGCCAGCGATGAGTGCGACCGTCTCCTCGTCGTTCATTGCCATGCGACGGAACGTCTCTCGAATGTCTCTGGCTGCAGCGACGGGATCCGGGTTACCGTTGGGTCCCTGTGGATTCACATAGATTAAACCCATCTGAACGGCACCAAGAGGGTTCTCCAATTCTCTGTCGCCGGTGTAACGCTCGTCTCCGAGCCATGTGGTCTCTGATCCCCAATAGATGTCCTCTTCGGGTTCCCAGACGTCCTCTCGTCCGCCAGCGAATCCGAAGGTCTTGAGTCCCATCGACTCCAGGGCGCAGTTCCCTGCGAAGATTATCAGATCCCCCCACGAGAGTTTTTTGCCGTATTTCTGCTTGACGGGCCAGAGCAGCCGGACGGATTTGTCGAGGCTGGCGTTGTCGGGCCAACTATTGAGGGGGGCAAAGCGGAGCGTGCCAGAGGCACCGCCACCGCGCCCGTCGCCGATGCGGTATGTGCCTGCACTGTGCCACGCCATCCGAATGAAAAGCGGTCCATAGTGACCGTAGTCGGCGGGCCACCAGTCCTGCGATGTCGTCATCACCTTATAAATATCTTGCTTCAGAGCCTCTAAGTCGAGTGTTTTGAACGCCTCGGCGTAGTTGAAATCCTCCCCTATAGGATTGGATGCGGGAGGGTTCTGGTGGAGCATCTTCAGGTTCAACTGATTCGGCCACCACTGTTGGTTCGCTATTGTGCCCCGTGTGTGAGAGTTGTGCATCACTGGGCACTTACTTTCGTTGCTCATATTTCCTCCGATTACTTTTTGATATATTTCCCTAAGCAACTTGGGTTAATATATTATACATCAACATTACCAAGAATGACAAGTTTAAGTAATACCGAACCTGAAAGACACATTCGCATTTAAGAGATTTTGAAACTCAGAGGAAGGCAAATCTAAGAGGCGCATTGTCCCGCAAGTCCACACGCGACTTACGCCATTGCGCGACTACGAACAGATTTCTCGTTAAATTGTCCAAACTATAGTATTGATTAGACATGCAGATTTTCAAAAAATGTGGTATAATAGAATAAAGTCTAAGATAATAACGGAGGATACGTCTCCCATTTTGGATACCATGGATTATCTATGTAGATGGCTATCAATTCTACTGCTCCTTTGCCTCAGTGCTGGGGTGCATGCCGAAACTGACGACCTGCGGGCGGAGGCATCCCGTACTTACGAAAGCATCGAGATCGACGGGGAACTTTCAGAGCCCGATTGGCAGAAAGCAACACCTATCCGTCAATTTATTCAGTTTGAACCCGATGCAGGCGAACCGCTGACCGAATCCACAGAGGTCCGCATTCTTTACGATGACAGACACATCTATTTCGGTTTCATCTGCAGCGAACCCGATCGCGCGAAGATTATTGCGAATAAGATGAGACGGGATGGGATGTTGTATGATCAGGACAACGTCTTCGTGTTGTTGGATACCTATAACGACCGGCGGAGTGGGTTCTTCTTTCGCGTGAATCCACTCGGTGCGCGCGAAGATGTCGCACTCATGGACAGCGGCGACAGCCGAAACGAGAACTGGAATGCCGTCTGGGACTCTCGCGCAAAAATCAACGGTGACAATTGGACGACAGAAATCGCCATCCCGTTCAGTCAACTCCGATTTAAAAAGGAAGATACCCTGACCTGGGGTTTGAACCTCGGACGCACCATCCGAAAAAATCAGGAGGAAGGCACATGGTCCCCCGTGCCGGCAGCCTATACGTATCTGGCACGCTATCGGACAACACACCTTGGAACGCTTACCGGTTTATCCGGGATCTCACAACGTCGGAATATAGAATTTCTGCCGTATCTCCTGCCTGGGGTCGCCCAGACAGAGGATGATGGAACCGTCGGCGTGCTCGATTTCGGGGGCGACATGAAGGTGAGCGTCACCTCAAATCTAACCGCTGATCTCACGGTCAATACAGATTTCGCACAGGTCGAGGCCGACCAGGAGCAAGCAAACTTAACACGGTTTAGCCTCTTTTTCCCGGAGAAACGTCAATTCTTCTTGGAAGGTGCGGGTTTATTCGATTTCGGTATCCCACGGACGAGTTTCAATGCCCCACCACCGCTCCTCCTTTTCTACAGTCGCCGTATCGGCATTGAGGAAGGACACGCTATCCCAATCATGGCGGGTGGAAAGATTACCGGTAAAGTGGGCGGCTTCGGTGTAGGACTGCTGAACGTTCTCACAGATAAACATGCAGCAGCTGCCACGGAACATTTGGACGCGGTCGATGTTAACAGGACGAACTACTCTGTTTTGCGCATCAAGCGCGATCTGTTCACAGGGTCGAGCCTCGGTGTGATCGGAATTAATAAGCAAGATCTCGACAAACACAACAGCGCGACCGGCGTTGATTTCATCTATCGTCCGACGGGCGAGATGAATTTCCGAGGTCTCTGGGCACGCACGTTTGAATCGCGCGAAATCAGCAGGCAAGCCCATCCAGGAAACGGCGCTTTGCCGAGCGAAAACACAAACGCGCTTTACTTCGGCGGCAATTGGCAGAGCGAAGTCGGACGCGTGAACGCCTCCTACACGGACATCGGTGATGATTTCAACCCTGAAGTCGGCTATGTGTATCGCACGGGTAGCCGATGGTTGCGGGGCGAAATGCGTGCCACGCCTTATCTCCATTGGAACGGGTTCCGTCGGTTGTGGACTGGACCGGAGATTGACCTCATCCTCAACTCAGACAACGAATTAGAAACGCGAACCTTTATCTGGAGCACGTGGCTTGAACTGGAAACGAACGGTTGGGGCGGTCTCCGAATCTACCGGAATTTCGAGAACCTCGTGGAGGATTTTGAAATTCGAGAAGGCATTATCATCCCGCGTGGCAAATACAGTTACAATAACTACAACCTCATGCTCAATGCTGAAGGCAAGGTCTTTAACGGACGCTTTGGGTTCAATGTCGGAGATTTCTACAACGGCACCCGACGCGGATTTGACCTCCGTCTCGACCTTCGGTTCGGTGGGCGCTTCAGTGTGGAACCGAGATATGAATTCAACCGCGTCACACTCCCACACCAAGATGCTCCCGATGAAAAGACCTCCTTTGATACAAACGTCTTCGGTGGGCGTGTTATCTATTCCTTTTCCACAGACCTCTTTACTAAATTTTACGCCCAATGGAACAGTGACCGGAATTTGGTTACCACGAATTTCTTAGTCAATTACATCTATCGTCCCGGTAGTGATTTCTATTTTGTTTTCAACCAGACGTATGGAACAGACAGTATCACATCGGGATTGCTGGATACCACTGTGGTTGGCAAAGTCACCTATTGGTGGAATCCGTAGTTGTCAGAAGAATAGTTATAAGTTAAGAGGCTTTTGTTAAACCCAAGCGCGCAGCCCGTAAGCGTAGCGGAGGGCGGATCTACGGAAAGGAACGTTATTTATCCAACCTCTCTGACCGAACCGCAAGGAATAATTAAAAGATGAAGATTGTTGATGTGAAAACGTATCTCGTTGATGTACCGCCACCGCATTGGGGTGGAAGGCGTTGGATTTTCGTCAAATTGGTGACAGACGAAGGGATTGAAGGCATAGGTGAATGCACGTATCACACGCAATTGAACCATGTCGTCATCGAACTCATCAAAGACTGGGGAGAACGCTACCTGATGGGCGTAGATCCGTTTCGGATTGAAAGGATCTGGTCGACCCTTTATGAGGGACCGTGTGTCCGGCATTCAGGACCGTTGACGAGTCCAGCGATGAGTGCGATTGAGATGGCGTGTTGGGATATCGTCGGAAAAGCACTGAACCAACCGATTTACAATCTGTTAGGCGGTATGTTCCACGAGAAACTGCGTGCCTACTCCTATCTATTGCAATGGCGCCGCGGCGACTCCCCAGAAAAAACGGGGGACCTCGCGCTCGCTTACGTCGAAAAAGGGTTTACGGCTGTCAAGTTCGATCCGGTTGATCCAAGCACCGCGGATCGGTTGGAAACTCTCGATTACGCAGAGAGTGTCATCCGAGGAATTCGCGATGCCGTCGGGGATAGGTGTGACATTCTGATTGGCACGCATGGACAGTTCAATACAAACAGTGCAATCCGTTT from the Candidatus Poribacteria bacterium genome contains:
- the katG gene encoding catalase/peroxidase HPI → MSNESKCPVMHNSHTRGTIANQQWWPNQLNLKMLHQNPPASNPIGEDFNYAEAFKTLDLEALKQDIYKVMTTSQDWWPADYGHYGPLFIRMAWHSAGTYRIGDGRGGGASGTLRFAPLNSWPDNASLDKSVRLLWPVKQKYGKKLSWGDLIIFAGNCALESMGLKTFGFAGGREDVWEPEEDIYWGSETTWLGDERYTGDRELENPLGAVQMGLIYVNPQGPNGNPDPVAAARDIRETFRRMAMNDEETVALIAGGHTFGKTHGAADADEYVGPEPEGASIEEQGLGWKNSFGSGKGVHTITSGLEGAWTAAPIQWDNGFFENLFNYDWELVKGPGGAWQWTPKDESAQGTVPDAHDPSKKHAPMMLTTDLSLKADPVYAQISKRFYENPAEFADAFAKAWYKLTHRDMGPRTRYLGSLVPEEPQLWQDPVPDVDHELIDGQDIAALKGKILESGRSISQLVSTAWASAATFRGTDKRGGANGARIRLAPQKDWEVNKPSELEQVLQTLEAIQNEFNGSQSDGKKVSLADLIVLAGCAAVEAAAQKAGIEVEVPFSPGRTDALQEQTDVESFAVLEPTADGFRNYLANGHEGTAEQLLVDRAQMLTLTAPEMTVLIGGLRVLDTNVCESGFGIFTKRPETLTTDFFVNLLDMNTEWAASSTSENVFEGRDRSTSEVKWMGTRVDLVFGSSSQLRAVAEVYACEDSQEAFVRDFVAAWNKVMNLDRFDLA
- a CDS encoding mandelate racemase/muconate lactonizing enzyme family protein, yielding MKIVDVKTYLVDVPPPHWGGRRWIFVKLVTDEGIEGIGECTYHTQLNHVVIELIKDWGERYLMGVDPFRIERIWSTLYEGPCVRHSGPLTSPAMSAIEMACWDIVGKALNQPIYNLLGGMFHEKLRAYSYLLQWRRGDSPEKTGDLALAYVEKGFTAVKFDPVDPSTADRLETLDYAESVIRGIRDAVGDRCDILIGTHGQFNTNSAIRFAKRVEPYDPLWFEEPLPPENIKEMARVAQSTSIPIATGERLLTKYEFVDLLEQQAASILQMDLTITGGILEAKKIASMGEAHYAQIAPHLYGGPIGGAANIQLDVCSPNFLIQEGIHTWDGFHADILKEPLQWKDGYIIPSTKPGLGVELNDEVLEKHSITV
- a CDS encoding carbohydrate binding family 9 domain-containing protein is translated as MDYLCRWLSILLLLCLSAGVHAETDDLRAEASRTYESIEIDGELSEPDWQKATPIRQFIQFEPDAGEPLTESTEVRILYDDRHIYFGFICSEPDRAKIIANKMRRDGMLYDQDNVFVLLDTYNDRRSGFFFRVNPLGAREDVALMDSGDSRNENWNAVWDSRAKINGDNWTTEIAIPFSQLRFKKEDTLTWGLNLGRTIRKNQEEGTWSPVPAAYTYLARYRTTHLGTLTGLSGISQRRNIEFLPYLLPGVAQTEDDGTVGVLDFGGDMKVSVTSNLTADLTVNTDFAQVEADQEQANLTRFSLFFPEKRQFFLEGAGLFDFGIPRTSFNAPPPLLLFYSRRIGIEEGHAIPIMAGGKITGKVGGFGVGLLNVLTDKHAAAATEHLDAVDVNRTNYSVLRIKRDLFTGSSLGVIGINKQDLDKHNSATGVDFIYRPTGEMNFRGLWARTFESREISRQAHPGNGALPSENTNALYFGGNWQSEVGRVNASYTDIGDDFNPEVGYVYRTGSRWLRGEMRATPYLHWNGFRRLWTGPEIDLILNSDNELETRTFIWSTWLELETNGWGGLRIYRNFENLVEDFEIREGIIIPRGKYSYNNYNLMLNAEGKVFNGRFGFNVGDFYNGTRRGFDLRLDLRFGGRFSVEPRYEFNRVTLPHQDAPDEKTSFDTNVFGGRVIYSFSTDLFTKFYAQWNSDRNLVTTNFLVNYIYRPGSDFYFVFNQTYGTDSITSGLLDTTVVGKVTYWWNP